Proteins encoded by one window of Archaeoglobus veneficus SNP6:
- a CDS encoding ATP synthase subunit C has translation MAEALISDEAFIKGCAAVGAGLAVGLAGIGAGAGESGIGAAAVGAIAEDRGFLGLGLLFTVIPETIVIFGLVISFILMFAY, from the coding sequence ATGGCTGAAGCGTTGATAAGTGATGAGGCATTTATAAAGGGCTGTGCGGCAGTAGGAGCTGGACTGGCTGTCGGCCTGGCAGGCATTGGTGCTGGAGCCGGTGAAAGTGGCATTGGAGCAGCAGCAGTAGGTGCGATTGCAGAGGACAGGGGATTCCTTGGTCTCGGTCTGCTGTTTACAGTTATCCCAGAGACCATCGTTATCTTCGGACTGGTCATCTCGTTCATACTGATGTTCGCCTACTGA
- a CDS encoding ATP synthase subunit A, giving the protein MEMKTVGKIGEVYRVSGPLVVAEGIKPRMYDVCYVGEEGLMGEVVGLVGEKTLIQVYEDTSGIKPGDRVENTGMPLSVELGPGLIKSFYDGVQRPLPALKEASGDFISRGIHVPGLDRSKKWDFKPIVKKGDKVKGGDIIGTVQESELVEHKILVPPKIGERTITEIYDGSFTVEDTIAVLDDGTELKLYHKWPVREARPYIEKLPPVIPLITGQRILDTMFPVAKGGTAAIPGPFGSGKTVTQHQLAKWSDAHIVVYIGCGERGNEMTEVLEEFPELIDPRSGKPLMERTVLIANTSNMPVAAREASVYTGITIAEYFRDMGYDVSIMADSTSRWAEAMREISGRLEEMPGEEGYPAYLASRIAEFYERAGRVKTLCGEVGSVSVVGAVSPPGGDFSEPVTQNTLRIVKVFWALDAKLAARRHFPAINWLQSYSLYVDTLKEWYEQNVAPDWGELRRWAMEVLQEEANLQEIVQLVGSDALPESQRLLLEVARLIREVFLQQYAYHPVDSYCSPQKQYDLLKAIKELNDMFFKALEQGKLIDEIINVPGKEEFARAKFEEDYKTALQNAMDMIRKALFGE; this is encoded by the coding sequence ATGGAAATGAAGACGGTAGGTAAGATTGGTGAGGTTTACAGAGTTTCAGGACCCCTCGTTGTTGCGGAGGGAATCAAGCCGAGGATGTACGATGTCTGCTACGTCGGTGAAGAAGGTCTGATGGGTGAGGTAGTCGGTCTGGTAGGAGAAAAAACGCTGATACAGGTTTATGAGGACACTTCTGGTATCAAGCCCGGTGACAGGGTTGAGAACACAGGAATGCCGCTGAGCGTCGAGCTTGGTCCGGGACTTATAAAGTCGTTCTACGACGGTGTCCAGAGGCCTCTGCCGGCTCTCAAGGAGGCGAGTGGAGACTTCATCAGCAGAGGAATCCACGTCCCCGGCCTGGACAGGAGCAAGAAGTGGGACTTCAAGCCCATTGTTAAGAAGGGTGACAAGGTTAAGGGTGGAGACATCATAGGTACGGTTCAGGAGAGCGAACTCGTAGAACACAAGATTCTCGTTCCGCCGAAGATCGGCGAGCGCACGATCACTGAGATATACGACGGAAGCTTTACAGTTGAGGATACCATTGCAGTTCTCGATGATGGGACGGAGCTCAAGCTCTACCACAAGTGGCCGGTTAGAGAGGCAAGACCGTACATCGAGAAGCTTCCACCGGTAATCCCGCTTATCACTGGTCAGAGGATTCTCGACACAATGTTCCCGGTTGCCAAGGGGGGCACTGCTGCAATTCCGGGCCCATTCGGAAGTGGTAAGACTGTCACACAGCACCAGCTTGCAAAGTGGAGTGACGCGCACATCGTCGTTTACATCGGATGCGGTGAGCGTGGCAATGAGATGACAGAGGTTCTTGAGGAGTTCCCCGAGCTCATTGACCCGAGGAGCGGTAAGCCGCTCATGGAAAGAACTGTTCTGATTGCGAACACATCCAACATGCCGGTAGCTGCAAGAGAAGCTTCGGTTTACACCGGAATTACAATTGCAGAGTACTTCAGAGACATGGGTTACGACGTGAGTATCATGGCCGACTCGACGTCAAGGTGGGCTGAGGCGATGAGAGAGATCTCTGGAAGACTTGAGGAGATGCCCGGTGAAGAAGGTTATCCGGCATATCTCGCTTCGAGAATTGCTGAGTTCTACGAGAGGGCTGGAAGAGTTAAGACCCTTTGCGGAGAAGTCGGCAGTGTTAGTGTCGTAGGAGCAGTTTCGCCACCAGGTGGTGACTTCTCCGAGCCTGTTACACAGAACACGCTGCGTATCGTTAAGGTCTTCTGGGCCCTCGATGCAAAGCTCGCAGCAAGAAGACACTTCCCGGCTATCAACTGGCTGCAGAGCTACAGCCTGTACGTTGACACTCTGAAGGAGTGGTACGAGCAGAACGTCGCTCCTGACTGGGGTGAACTGAGAAGGTGGGCAATGGAGGTCCTGCAGGAAGAGGCAAACCTCCAGGAGATTGTGCAGCTCGTTGGAAGCGACGCACTGCCAGAATCGCAGAGGTTGCTGCTTGAGGTTGCGAGGCTCATCAGAGAGGTCTTCCTCCAGCAGTACGCATACCACCCGGTTGACTCATACTGTTCACCGCAGAAGCAGTACGACCTGCTCAAGGCCATCAAGGAGCTCAACGACATGTTCTTCAAGGCCCTCGAGCAGGGCAAGCTCATCGACGAGATCATCAACGTGCCGGGTAAGGAAGAGTTCGCAAGGGCGAAGTTCGAGGAGGACTACAAGACAGCGCTGCAGAACGCTATGGATATGATAAGAAAGGCCCTGTTTGGAGAGTGA
- a CDS encoding GNAT family N-acetyltransferase, whose product MLIRLARDDDMEDFVRIYGRAYEGLEEYAYTTRKEIKSYFRWLRKRDSEGMFVAVDDSTEEVVGFVACDTNWYSSFEEKEVGEIHELFVEPEWRGKGVGKALLEKGIEYARLKGRDLTELWVGEKNYKAREFYEKMGFKAAGSWGHWIRMVKRI is encoded by the coding sequence GTGTTAATACGGTTAGCGAGAGACGACGACATGGAGGACTTCGTCAGAATATATGGAAGAGCCTACGAGGGGCTGGAGGAATACGCCTACACAACAAGGAAGGAGATAAAGAGCTACTTCAGGTGGCTGAGAAAGAGAGACTCTGAAGGTATGTTTGTCGCCGTAGATGATAGCACTGAAGAAGTAGTTGGCTTTGTAGCCTGCGACACAAACTGGTACAGCTCCTTCGAGGAAAAAGAAGTGGGTGAGATACACGAGCTCTTCGTCGAGCCAGAGTGGCGAGGAAAAGGTGTGGGTAAGGCCTTGCTGGAAAAGGGAATAGAGTACGCAAGGCTGAAGGGAAGAGACTTGACAGAACTGTGGGTTGGTGAGAAAAATTACAAAGCGAGAGAATTTTACGAGAAAATGGGTTTCAAAGCAGCGGGAAGCTGGGGACACTGGATAAGAATGGTTAAAAGGATTTAA
- a CDS encoding V-type ATP synthase subunit I, producing the protein MLKPVKMVKVSVVGPKEYLATTSETLHRVHAVHIEDPAEEEYFKIGEPLEKASTVSRYLVLLRSYISHLKIDPDKVIPRRKYRASEIEAEIQNKLDYFQQEIGERIEKLRQLADRVKALDEELLAIEPLKALGIPPRLLKGYKSIRSFVGIVKEDPTEKIREVTSDFEVIIKPYGKEFIVAVFVRTEQGDDVFRVLQECGYKEVSVPDIEDYEARIKEIEAEKASIADEKKRIEAELEEIKRREVEYMLAMEEYLSIELDKAELPLRALVSKYAFMIVGYVPAKQYEKVKAEIESATNGRVIVELVEGEEEESEPPTLLANPAYVKDFEVLSTTYAIPKYNEIDPTAIMAVFFPLFFGMMLGDVGYGGLIALLALFLKTKFKTEGWQKLLNVALYSGIVSIFFGFIYGEIFGPLYVPGVGYSAHFLGGWAESVHFHPIFDRVEEMGVKVLLFLVLVVGMFKILWGFAMGFYNVYNEHGFVEAVLEKGCWFLGVLALALAILGFCYNLGVFADLYEFTLHHYGVGIGLPEHPPEDIPPLPIPGLVDGWQAGVNIYYMAALPLVIVWFILFLKAEIPKMGPFGIIMGVELLTWFGQIISYARLLAIGLSSVYIAFVINYLGLKIALPPGMALLPLALVIMLLGHFVNLILGILDPGLQSLRLHYVEFFTKFFEGGGRLFKPFGRRKRFIEDE; encoded by the coding sequence ATGCTTAAGCCGGTAAAGATGGTTAAGGTCTCGGTAGTGGGGCCCAAGGAGTACCTTGCCACTACCTCCGAGACCCTGCACAGAGTACATGCGGTGCACATCGAAGACCCGGCTGAAGAGGAGTACTTCAAGATTGGAGAACCGCTCGAGAAAGCCTCAACTGTTTCAAGGTACCTTGTTCTGCTGAGGAGCTACATCTCTCACCTTAAAATCGATCCCGACAAGGTGATACCGAGGAGGAAGTATAGAGCAAGCGAGATTGAGGCAGAAATTCAGAACAAGCTCGACTACTTCCAGCAGGAAATTGGAGAGAGAATTGAAAAACTGAGACAGCTTGCAGACAGGGTAAAAGCTCTGGATGAAGAATTGCTTGCCATCGAACCCCTTAAGGCCCTCGGAATCCCACCGAGGCTGCTCAAGGGCTACAAGAGCATCAGGAGTTTTGTTGGCATAGTGAAAGAGGATCCGACGGAGAAGATAAGAGAGGTTACGTCGGACTTCGAGGTCATAATAAAACCTTATGGCAAAGAGTTCATTGTGGCTGTTTTTGTCAGGACTGAGCAGGGAGATGATGTTTTCAGGGTTTTGCAGGAGTGCGGTTACAAGGAGGTTTCCGTTCCGGACATCGAGGACTACGAGGCGAGAATAAAGGAAATTGAAGCTGAGAAGGCATCTATTGCAGATGAGAAGAAGAGAATTGAAGCGGAACTCGAGGAGATAAAGCGAAGAGAAGTCGAATACATGCTTGCTATGGAAGAATATCTGAGCATAGAACTCGACAAAGCGGAGCTACCTCTGAGAGCTCTTGTCTCAAAGTACGCATTCATGATCGTCGGCTACGTGCCAGCAAAGCAGTATGAGAAAGTAAAGGCGGAGATTGAATCGGCTACAAACGGTAGGGTCATAGTTGAACTTGTAGAGGGTGAAGAGGAGGAGAGCGAACCACCGACACTCTTGGCAAATCCGGCTTACGTGAAGGACTTCGAGGTACTCTCGACGACATATGCAATACCTAAGTACAACGAAATTGACCCGACTGCGATAATGGCCGTGTTCTTCCCACTGTTCTTCGGAATGATGCTCGGTGACGTCGGTTATGGTGGGCTGATAGCTCTGTTGGCCCTCTTCCTCAAGACTAAGTTCAAGACGGAGGGCTGGCAGAAGCTGCTCAATGTTGCCCTTTACTCGGGTATCGTATCTATCTTCTTCGGCTTCATATACGGAGAGATATTTGGACCACTGTACGTCCCGGGCGTCGGCTACAGTGCACACTTCCTCGGCGGCTGGGCAGAGTCCGTACACTTCCACCCAATATTCGACAGAGTTGAAGAGATGGGTGTCAAAGTTCTGCTGTTCCTTGTGCTTGTAGTAGGTATGTTCAAGATCCTGTGGGGCTTCGCAATGGGCTTTTACAATGTATACAACGAACATGGTTTCGTAGAGGCTGTTCTTGAAAAGGGCTGCTGGTTCCTCGGTGTTCTTGCTCTCGCCCTTGCAATTCTCGGCTTCTGTTACAACCTCGGTGTTTTCGCTGATCTCTATGAGTTCACGTTGCACCACTACGGTGTTGGCATTGGCTTGCCCGAACACCCGCCTGAGGACATTCCACCGCTACCCATACCCGGCCTCGTTGACGGCTGGCAGGCAGGTGTGAACATTTACTACATGGCAGCACTGCCACTCGTTATAGTGTGGTTCATACTCTTCCTGAAGGCAGAGATTCCAAAGATGGGTCCCTTCGGCATCATAATGGGCGTCGAACTGCTTACCTGGTTCGGTCAGATAATCAGCTACGCTCGATTGCTCGCTATCGGTCTCTCATCGGTTTACATTGCGTTTGTCATCAACTACCTTGGTCTCAAGATAGCGCTACCACCGGGAATGGCGCTACTGCCACTTGCACTGGTCATAATGCTGCTGGGACACTTCGTCAACCTGATACTCGGTATCCTTGACCCAGGATTGCAGTCATTACGTCTGCACTACGTAGAGTTCTTCACCAAGTTCTTCGAGGGTGGTGGAAGGCTGTTCAAGCCGTTTGGTAGGAGGAAGAGGTTTATAGAGGATGAGTAA
- a CDS encoding V-type ATP synthase subunit D has protein sequence MAEIKPTRMELIKLKRRIKMATRGHALLKMKRDGLIMEFREILEEAKDVIGGMVDKFNKANERITLAKAVDGVLAVRSVAISCQCEPEFTIKKKNIMGVVVPVVKREKIRRKVSEREYGVIATTARIDEAVAAYEELVDAILEVAEIETTVKRLIDEIERTKRRVNALEYRVIPTMKEAAKYITFKLEEQDRENIIRLKKIKSKMAEKEAAKKAQEEAAAAAAA, from the coding sequence ATGGCAGAGATCAAACCAACTCGAATGGAGCTTATAAAGCTCAAGAGAAGGATAAAGATGGCTACCAGAGGCCACGCACTGCTGAAAATGAAAAGAGACGGTCTTATCATGGAATTCAGAGAGATACTCGAGGAAGCGAAGGATGTGATCGGAGGAATGGTTGACAAATTTAACAAGGCCAACGAGAGAATCACCCTCGCAAAGGCTGTTGATGGTGTGCTTGCAGTCCGCTCCGTTGCTATTTCATGTCAGTGTGAACCCGAGTTCACGATAAAGAAGAAGAACATAATGGGTGTAGTCGTTCCAGTTGTGAAGCGTGAGAAGATAAGGAGAAAGGTCAGCGAGAGAGAGTACGGTGTCATCGCAACTACAGCCAGAATTGACGAGGCAGTCGCAGCCTACGAGGAGCTTGTTGATGCAATCCTCGAGGTTGCAGAGATCGAGACGACGGTTAAGAGACTTATCGACGAAATTGAGAGGACGAAGAGGAGGGTTAACGCCCTCGAGTACCGCGTGATACCCACCATGAAAGAAGCTGCCAAGTACATAACCTTCAAGCTTGAAGAGCAGGACAGAGAGAACATCATCAGGCTCAAGAAGATCAAGTCCAAGATGGCAGAGAAAGAAGCGGCAAAGAAAGCTCAGGAGGAAGCTGCGGCGGCCGCTGCAGCATAA
- the ahaH gene encoding ATP synthase archaeal subunit H, with protein sequence MENHEIFKNKSVRGAYIGKAKMANFKYLLDPAKQEIIKKGTRVTIMEKTEILERIKEAELKVEQDIAAAQEEAKQIIANAKEEARKIIEEAEQEAEKIRAEVLEKAKALIEEEKNKIKDQWTQEISSIEKRGKDNAWNAAEFLYNEFIGMVEHA encoded by the coding sequence TTGGAAAATCATGAGATTTTCAAAAATAAATCCGTACGTGGTGCATATATTGGAAAAGCAAAAATGGCAAACTTTAAATATTTGCTTGACCCGGCTAAACAGGAGATTATAAAAAAAGGTACAAGGGTGACTATCATGGAGAAAACAGAGATTCTTGAAAGAATTAAGGAAGCTGAGTTGAAAGTCGAACAGGACATTGCCGCCGCTCAAGAAGAAGCAAAGCAAATTATTGCAAATGCAAAAGAGGAAGCGAGGAAGATTATTGAAGAAGCGGAACAGGAAGCCGAGAAAATAAGGGCTGAAGTCCTTGAGAAGGCCAAGGCTCTTATTGAAGAGGAGAAGAACAAGATAAAGGACCAGTGGACACAGGAGATCTCTTCTATTGAGAAGAGAGGTAAGGACAACGCCTGGAATGCGGCTGAGTTTTTGTACAACGAATTTATAGGGATGGTGGAGCATGCTTAA
- a CDS encoding MoaD/ThiS family protein — protein sequence MPKVKLFANFREIAGCKELEVSASKLSEIVEKLCRMYPEMKPLFEKEGYAHFAVNGKLVFDDVELKEDDVVAIFPPVSGG from the coding sequence ATGCCGAAGGTTAAATTATTTGCCAACTTTAGGGAAATTGCTGGCTGTAAAGAGCTTGAAGTCAGTGCATCGAAACTCAGCGAGATCGTTGAAAAGTTATGCAGGATGTATCCGGAGATGAAACCCCTTTTCGAGAAGGAAGGTTACGCACATTTTGCAGTAAATGGCAAACTTGTTTTCGACGATGTGGAGCTTAAGGAAGATGATGTTGTTGCAATTTTTCCACCAGTCAGCGGTGGTTAA
- a CDS encoding DNA primase small subunit, producing MAVTYEFPEGMRIANLDERRVYYETEFNLKAVAEWLSFRGSEEQIKRTTAFAFIVGRHTGVYLPEFEEIKNKVVVVDNYEGFEDLKDYILRYLPEGVYYDRNVYISLEECRKCEKCYRECWNCSCFVGQELAFDIDPENVECPVHGTLEDKMKRGQGLSFCMYEFDAVREATLRLWEELEKEFEDMRVVFSGRGFHIHVIDEEAIRMSYTERKEISRKFSSYPIDEWVTTGGSRLIRLPYSLNALVSRIVTPLKIEDVLDFDPRYDRRCIPRFLGRDYAEG from the coding sequence ATGGCAGTGACGTACGAGTTTCCCGAAGGGATGAGGATAGCTAACTTGGATGAGAGGAGAGTATACTACGAAACGGAGTTTAACCTGAAGGCCGTTGCGGAATGGCTATCGTTTAGAGGCAGCGAAGAGCAGATAAAGCGCACTACAGCCTTTGCATTCATCGTTGGCAGGCATACGGGTGTTTATCTGCCTGAGTTCGAAGAGATAAAGAACAAGGTGGTGGTAGTTGACAATTACGAGGGTTTCGAGGATTTGAAAGACTACATCCTCAGGTACCTTCCAGAGGGAGTTTACTACGACAGGAATGTTTACATAAGCCTTGAAGAGTGCAGGAAATGCGAAAAATGTTACAGAGAATGCTGGAATTGCAGTTGTTTTGTCGGTCAGGAACTTGCCTTCGATATCGATCCCGAAAACGTTGAATGCCCAGTTCACGGCACACTGGAGGATAAAATGAAGCGCGGTCAGGGGCTGAGCTTCTGCATGTACGAGTTCGATGCAGTAAGGGAAGCAACGCTCAGACTCTGGGAGGAGCTTGAGAAGGAGTTCGAAGATATGAGGGTTGTTTTCAGCGGAAGAGGCTTTCACATCCACGTTATCGACGAGGAGGCAATCAGAATGTCCTATACTGAAAGAAAAGAAATCTCCCGGAAATTTTCATCCTATCCGATAGACGAGTGGGTTACGACGGGGGGTAGCAGGTTGATAAGGCTGCCTTACTCTCTGAACGCCCTCGTTTCCCGCATAGTTACGCCGCTTAAAATTGAAGATGTGCTCGACTTCGATCCACGATACGACAGGCGATGTATTCCGCGCTTTTTGGGGAGGGACTATGCCGAAGGTTAA
- a CDS encoding V-type ATP synthase subunit C, with protein MLIGKNAQWAYIVARVRVMKRSLIPQEEFRKLLNMDFNEIVRYLEETEYKKEIDELSYKYTGPRLLDYALSLHLFRKYKRILDVSFGTAKELILEYLKRWDVWNIINILRGKLAGVSPEEIEETLVPVGEFSYDFYKSLVLKEVDEIVKAFDRTPYYEVLSKVGQVPLSEIEDELYKIYYSKIVGMRPAEQALKLFVDFIRREIDLKNIKTILRLKMDDVPTENILTRIIPGGYQLNVDEARKLAAMPLDELVKSLEGYWFWKDIEIEDSFSRVEIKLDSMWMKEVASRANHYPLSILPVLHYMCLKKLEADNLRVIGWGKWEGLPNEAIEEQLVMV; from the coding sequence ATGTTGATCGGTAAGAATGCACAGTGGGCATATATAGTTGCAAGGGTTCGAGTGATGAAGAGAAGCCTCATTCCACAGGAGGAGTTCAGAAAGCTCCTCAACATGGACTTCAACGAAATAGTAAGGTACCTCGAGGAGACGGAGTACAAGAAGGAAATCGACGAACTCTCATACAAGTACACTGGCCCGAGGCTGCTTGACTATGCGCTCTCACTCCACCTTTTCAGGAAGTACAAGAGGATACTCGACGTATCCTTTGGAACAGCCAAGGAACTAATACTCGAGTATCTCAAGAGATGGGATGTCTGGAACATAATTAACATCCTTAGAGGCAAGCTTGCTGGCGTGTCTCCTGAGGAGATCGAGGAGACTCTCGTGCCGGTTGGCGAATTCAGCTACGATTTCTACAAATCTCTTGTGCTCAAAGAGGTCGATGAAATTGTAAAGGCCTTCGACAGAACTCCGTACTATGAAGTGCTGTCCAAAGTCGGACAGGTTCCGCTGAGCGAGATCGAGGACGAGCTTTACAAGATATACTACTCTAAAATCGTCGGCATGAGGCCCGCGGAGCAGGCATTGAAGCTCTTCGTTGACTTCATCCGCAGGGAAATTGATTTAAAGAATATAAAAACAATACTTAGACTTAAGATGGACGATGTGCCAACTGAGAATATACTTACGAGAATAATACCCGGTGGATATCAGCTCAACGTTGATGAAGCAAGGAAACTTGCAGCGATGCCACTCGACGAACTCGTTAAGTCCCTCGAGGGCTACTGGTTCTGGAAGGACATTGAAATTGAAGACAGCTTCTCAAGGGTCGAAATCAAGCTTGACAGCATGTGGATGAAGGAAGTGGCGAGCAGAGCGAACCACTACCCGCTCTCGATTCTGCCAGTGCTGCACTACATGTGCCTCAAGAAGCTCGAAGCGGACAACCTCAGGGTCATAGGATGGGGCAAGTGGGAAGGTCTGCCCAATGAGGCGATAGAAGAACAGCTGGTGATGGTATGA
- a CDS encoding ATP synthase subunit B, producing MKEYKTINKVAGPLIFVEKTEPVGYGELVTITLPDGTTKRGQVLDTSKDVVVVQVFEGTRGIDTSSTVRFTGDIVRLACSKDMLGRVLSGSGDPIDGGPKIVPEERREIIGAAINPYARQYPREFIQTGISAIDGMNTLVRGQKLPIFSGSGLPHNDIALQVARQAKVRGEGEEFAVIFAAMGITNEEAYQFMKDFERTGALERAVVFLNLADDPAIERLLTPRMALTAAEFLAYEYDLHVLVILTDMTNYCEALREMSAAREEVPGRRGYPGYMYTDLATIYERAGRIRGRKGTITQMPILTMPGDDITHPIPDLTGYITEGQIVLSRELHAKGIYPPIDVLPSLSRLMKEGIGEGMTRDDHVQWNDQMYAAYAEGVDLRGLVAIVGEEALSERDRRYLRFADEFERRFVQQGRYEDRDIEYTLDLGWELLSLLPESELMKIERKYIEKYHPAYRKKGAAAEEEAAEAAA from the coding sequence ATGAAGGAGTATAAGACAATAAATAAGGTTGCCGGTCCCCTTATTTTTGTTGAGAAGACCGAGCCCGTGGGTTATGGAGAACTTGTTACGATAACTCTGCCAGATGGAACTACGAAGAGAGGACAGGTTCTTGACACGTCCAAGGACGTCGTAGTTGTACAGGTTTTCGAGGGTACAAGAGGTATCGACACCTCTTCGACTGTCCGTTTCACGGGAGACATCGTCAGACTTGCGTGCTCGAAGGACATGCTTGGAAGAGTTCTCTCTGGAAGTGGTGACCCAATCGATGGCGGGCCGAAGATCGTGCCTGAGGAGAGAAGAGAAATCATCGGTGCAGCTATCAACCCGTATGCAAGGCAGTATCCGAGAGAGTTCATTCAGACTGGTATTTCAGCCATCGACGGAATGAACACCCTCGTTAGAGGTCAGAAGCTGCCTATCTTCAGTGGTAGCGGTCTGCCACACAACGATATAGCTCTGCAGGTTGCGAGGCAGGCGAAGGTTCGTGGAGAGGGTGAAGAGTTCGCTGTTATATTCGCTGCTATGGGTATCACAAACGAAGAAGCATACCAGTTCATGAAGGACTTCGAGAGAACTGGAGCTCTCGAGAGAGCGGTCGTTTTCCTGAACCTTGCAGACGACCCGGCTATCGAGAGACTACTCACACCTCGTATGGCTCTAACCGCTGCTGAATTCCTCGCCTACGAGTATGACTTGCACGTCCTCGTTATCCTGACTGACATGACCAACTACTGTGAAGCGCTGCGTGAGATGTCGGCTGCAAGAGAAGAAGTTCCCGGAAGGCGTGGTTATCCGGGTTACATGTACACAGACCTCGCAACGATCTACGAGAGAGCTGGCCGTATCAGAGGCAGGAAGGGTACGATTACGCAGATGCCCATCCTCACGATGCCTGGAGACGACATCACTCACCCGATTCCCGACCTGACCGGATATATTACCGAGGGTCAGATAGTTCTGAGCAGAGAACTGCACGCTAAGGGTATCTATCCGCCAATCGACGTCCTTCCATCGCTCAGCAGGCTGATGAAGGAAGGTATCGGAGAGGGCATGACGAGGGACGACCACGTCCAGTGGAACGACCAGATGTACGCTGCATACGCAGAGGGTGTCGACCTCAGAGGTCTCGTCGCAATCGTCGGTGAGGAAGCTCTGTCTGAGAGGGACCGCCGCTACCTCCGCTTTGCAGACGAATTCGAGCGCAGATTCGTGCAGCAGGGCAGGTACGAGGACAGAGACATCGAGTACACTCTCGACCTCGGATGGGAGCTGCTGTCACTCCTGCCAGAGTCCGAACTGATGAAGATCGAGAGGAAGTACATCGAGAAGTACCACCCGGCGTACAGGAAGAAGGGCGCCGCGGCTGAAGAAGAGGCCGCAGAGGCGGCGGCCTAA
- a CDS encoding V-type ATP synthase subunit E: MALEVIIEEIRKKGDEEVRRIKGEAESEAEKIIAEAKEKAEEILKKAKEEAEKEAERLRRQEISGVNLEMKRLLLNKRKEALETVYEIVQDRIKQMDTETKKKLLENLIKKNAVGEMVVYSNKDDEPVVREVISDMADLKYGGNIDCLGGVILESPDGEVRINLTFDELLKQLYEQKMSEVSKILFGE, translated from the coding sequence ATGGCGCTGGAAGTGATAATCGAGGAAATACGCAAAAAGGGAGATGAGGAAGTCCGCAGGATCAAGGGAGAGGCAGAGAGCGAAGCGGAGAAGATTATAGCAGAGGCTAAAGAGAAGGCAGAGGAAATACTGAAGAAAGCAAAGGAAGAGGCTGAGAAGGAAGCAGAGAGGTTGAGAAGGCAGGAAATTTCTGGAGTTAACCTCGAGATGAAGAGGCTCCTTCTTAATAAAAGGAAGGAGGCCCTCGAGACAGTTTACGAGATTGTACAGGACAGGATAAAGCAGATGGACACTGAAACCAAGAAGAAGCTTCTCGAAAACCTGATCAAGAAGAACGCTGTTGGAGAAATGGTTGTTTACTCTAACAAGGACGACGAGCCGGTCGTTAGAGAAGTCATCTCTGATATGGCTGACCTCAAGTACGGCGGTAACATCGATTGTCTTGGCGGTGTAATTTTGGAAAGCCCCGATGGGGAGGTGAGGATTAACCTTACCTTCGATGAATTGCTAAAGCAACTCTACGAGCAGAAAATGAGCGAAGTTTCGAAGATCCTTTTCGGGGAGTGA
- a CDS encoding V-type ATP synthase subunit F → MSRITVVGDPDFNLGFRLVGIRDIIDVDDEEKLPEIVESLLGREGVVVIKYDFYKKLPIQVKMKVEESLEPTFVKVGGEAGVEELRDKIRRAIGVDLWK, encoded by the coding sequence ATGAGCCGCATAACTGTGGTTGGGGATCCGGATTTTAATCTCGGTTTCAGGCTCGTCGGTATAAGGGACATCATAGACGTGGATGACGAGGAAAAGCTGCCTGAAATAGTCGAGAGCCTGCTCGGAAGGGAAGGCGTTGTAGTTATAAAGTATGATTTTTATAAGAAGCTTCCCATACAGGTAAAGATGAAGGTGGAGGAAAGCCTCGAGCCGACCTTTGTTAAGGTTGGTGGAGAGGCTGGTGTGGAAGAACTGAGAGATAAGATAAGAAGGGCGATAGGTGTTGACCTATGGAAATGA
- a CDS encoding nucleotide pyrophosphohydrolase translates to MDIEELRRILVKFRDERDWKKFHNPKDLTISICIESAELLQHFQWIDCNDVWKVAKERREKIEGEMADILIYLIYLADVLEIDLGEAVVEKVRKNEERYPVDKVKGKAKKYTEL, encoded by the coding sequence ATGGACATCGAGGAGTTAAGGCGAATTCTTGTAAAGTTTCGTGACGAGAGAGACTGGAAGAAGTTTCACAATCCAAAAGACCTTACTATCTCTATTTGTATCGAATCTGCTGAGCTCCTCCAGCACTTTCAGTGGATTGACTGCAATGACGTCTGGAAGGTTGCAAAAGAGAGACGGGAGAAAATCGAGGGCGAGATGGCTGACATTCTGATATATCTCATCTATCTCGCTGATGTTCTTGAAATCGACCTTGGAGAAGCTGTTGTTGAGAAGGTAAGGAAAAACGAGGAACGCTATCCGGTGGATAAGGTTAAAGGCAAGGCTAAGAAGTACACAGAGCTTTAA